The Mixophyes fleayi isolate aMixFle1 chromosome 9, aMixFle1.hap1, whole genome shotgun sequence DNA window tgaAATAACAtatctttacctctcaactgttccgattccatcaggatagtcctgattttaggggactgtcctaatcagccaggagcttgtcccggcatgagggacagctgggacgtatttccactcttcacattacatacatgtgtgatccagttagtggtgcactctgtatataagggaggatgggagggagatgtaggtggttggagggaagtgttAGCTATGCCCTGcatggtgctggccacgcccacacatcaatggccacacctccggtgggacggcacttctcacaataagCCTTTTATAGTTTTCAGCCCCAGGTCCATGTGGCCTTAATTTGTCCCTGACCAGTATTCAATGTTTGTTTGATAGATCATACAACAGTGTCTATACGCTGTATAGCGATTACTATCATTTCTGCGCAATGATTCCCCATCTGTGGCTATGGATAAAGACAACGGGTTCTGTGATGGACCAGGAGCTGTTCTGTGATGCGCCCCATGATCTGTGCAGACCACACTCAAAGTTGAAAACCATTTATTTAACCAAGTATGTAAAAGTAGCGATAGGAAGAATTATTGAAAAGCACATTTTTTGCCTGGTTTTCTCTGACTGaagcatttttcattttaaataaataaattcaatattcTACCACAGAAAACCCTTCTGTCCTcaaatttgttatttgttttgaTAGATTAAAATGAATTATGTGATCATTCCCGGTGAAACTATatagtatgtatttatatacagtGTAGTATTCTACCAGGAATTCTGTACAATATTACATTAATTGAATACTGCCTAGGTTTCCAGCCATCAATTAATACAATTCAAGATCACTTTAGTTCATGATCTGTAATGGTAAAGAAACATTTACTGATGGAACAGAAAAAGCAGCAAttaaaagttggaaaaaaaacaattgagtATCCACTCTTTATTCAACCCATAGAGTTGCACAGATTTCCAAGGCTTTATCCCTCTTAAGTAACTTTTCTCTTTCAATTCATTATCAATGTCTTCGAGTATTAACCATTTAAGGTCAGATCCATCTTTCCGAGTGTTCAAACTTGATCACATTTTTTCCACTCAGAAGTGTCCTAATGACAGATTTATGCCGATCAGTAAGACTACTAGCTGGATGCCTCATTTGGTTTAAATAAACAAGGCCACGTGGATCTGATATCCGGGAAGCCATTCCTTTAGTATAGAActgatgcctttttttttttttttaaagatgtccCTTTAATGATAGTTACAACTTTAGCACAAAGACAGGGACATGCCATTTTTTGGGCACAAAGGAATTGTTGTTTTGACTATCTTTTTGGGATATGTCAGGAATTATGGTCTTCGTATTGGCAGATGCTGATTGGTGGATTCCAATAGTAAGGCTTTGTGAGAAAAGGTGTATTGAACCTTGTGCAGAGGGCATGAGTCTGGGGACTGAAGTAACAGTAATCCTAGAAAACAGTCAGGAGTGATCTAGACAGATACTGTCCGAAAGATAGAGGTCAAGAGCCAGAGAGTCATCCGAAAACCAGTGGTCAAACACAAGAGAGCAGCTAGGAAGGTACAGGGTGCTAGTTAACAGAGACATGTTCAATAAACTGTTTATATAGGCTTGAAGTTGTGGTAACAAGCCTCAGGTTCTGGCAACTCATTACTAGCAGCAGGTCATTAGACCATTCCCTGCAGAAACTAATGCAAAGGGTGCAGTAGGTTGTTTTTCTGAGCCTGTGGCTCACTGTGTAGAGGCTGCACTTCTGCAACCCAGAGTTTGTGGTTTAAGCCTAGCAGTACCAGATTCATCCTGGGAATTGGTGGTGTCCTGTAGAACAATAAACTCTGCAGCAGCCTCATCCTGCTACAAAAGAGGTGTGATCTTAAACGACGACCCCGCTTGCTAATATGTCAGGCATATGGCACTGGCACACCATGGTGTTAACAATCCTCATTTATAGAAGTAGTGGCTCTTTAAAAGGAGAAACAACTTTAGTATCTTACAATATTCTATTACTTGATATTATGGGTGAAATCTGATTTGACCTTATAATATGTTCACAAAACAACATTGAGGATTTTCTTTCCCCAATTAGATCCAAGACTGTTTTGCTTGATTTTCCCAACCTCAGACCTTGGCGTGAGGGCCATTCCTTACACTCAAATCCATAATTGTTTTCTtcaataaaagaataaaattagATACAGACTACAGAAATCAAATAATCCAATTTAATTCTTTAAGCAGAAACAATCTTATTTGCTCCTACAAACCGTATAATCTAATGAATCGAGGTCACAATCACAGTTTATAATGTTTTACCATAAAACATGGCTGGTCTTCCACGTCTTATATAATCTGTTCATAGATTTCTGGGTACATTCCCGGCATGCGAGACATGACACAGTCATCGCAGCCTTTACACTACAATCCAGCTCTGTGTTCAACAGAGCAATGACGCCTCAAGACGTGGACGGAAGGCCTGGTGGTTTCCCATATGCTGCTCACTCTATTACGGCTGCATGCGAAGGGCGCCATCCAGACGGATGACTTCTGCATTCAGCATGGGGTTCTCCACGATGGCTTGTACCAGGTGGGCATACTCTTCGGGGTTGCCTAGTCTGCTGGGGAAAGGTACCTGCTTGGCAAGGAACTCTCGCGCCTTCTCAGGAAGCCCAAGTAGGAGAGGGGTTGCAAATAAGCCTGGAAATTGAGAATATAACATGACAACAGAGCAAGAACATCTAAAATACTTTGCTTAAAAAGACCATATAACAGTACCTATATACTGCAAGactaaaatactaaataaaattGGGCACATTCATGAACATTCTTCCACAGGTAACTGAAGGAAACGTTATGCGATCCATAGCATATAATCAGATTATCTCTCATTGTTCCAGTGAAGTGTAGAACATGAAATGAAAGTCAAGGTCTGGTTGTTTTTGAGAACAGACTTTTTCTCCATCGTTACCTGTGAAACAGATTCCATAAACACCCCTCATTATCTCGCCGCTGCCTCTCTCATAGGGAATAGTAGAAGTGCAAAGGTCTTAACGGTCACTTCAACAAACCATTTAAGTTTCCAGTTCTATATATATGAATAGGCCACACAAAACACATACTTTATTGCCAAAGTTGTACTTATCTTGGTTATTCGCTAGACAAGAGGTACAATTTTACATGTTTGATAgatttttggagaaaaaaataaaaatgggttaATTGTGACCATTTGTCTTTGCaataggagggaggggggagggggggctctgAAGAAATGCGGGCTCCACAAAGGATGTTTGAAGTGCAGAGCTGTATCATGCCACCAATTCCCTCCCCCACATTAACTACAGTTAAAAGACCCAGCATGATAATACTGACATATCAGCATTTGGACTTTAATATCCAATTACAACGCTGGCCTGAAGCCACAGTATGCTGACACAGCTCTGCACAGTTCTATGGCAACGAGAAGTAAGGTCCCAGGGAAGAGACCACCGCAAACAATACAAAGGGGCCCGGCAGACTTGGAAATGTCCAATTGCCTACACACTCTGGAGGCAGCCACTTTGTGGGCAGAACCAGcatgtagcctatcaatttactagcaCCCAATGACATCACTCAAGAACCGCACGATAAACTATTCACAAGGCATCGGCCCCAGGTGTATGGATAGGCAACATTCTCATTAACATTgcggctgcctccactgtgcacaGGTTCATTTTAAGTCTACAAAATTCTGATGCTCAGCAGATCAACGTTATGCAATTCATTAAaacagaggtaaaaaaaaattgtacctggagcAATGGTCACAACTCTGATCCCAAGTGGAGCCAGATCCCGAGCGATAGGCAGAGTCATTCCTACAATTCCTCCTTTGGAGGCAGAGTACGCCGCCTGCCCAACCTGCAACAGCACAGAGATACTAAGTGATACTAAGTGACAAAGTAGTAGTAATCCAACTTGCTCCAttagggaaaaaagcaaaataaaacactgATTTAAATTTGTGCACTAGAGAGAAACATTAACACAAGACACTAAATGTAATCAAACctaatttttttctaataaactaATACTGCAGTGCATTACCCAAGATGCAACAAGCGGATCTGAATAGTCACCATCCAAACTAACACTGGGCCAGAACTGTGGCCTGAACAGTATTTTGACACCTTTGTTAATCCATGCCCCAATTTTTTTCGCATTTAAAATTAGTCTAGTGTCATATTAAGGAATAACTAATTCAAATATTCTTGTTATAGGACTTTATTTAGTTTCTTTATTTAGCTTTTAGTACAGTCACATTTGTTTGTTCTATCACATCATTCTTTTATCGTCTCCAGTCAGCATGATTGAGCCGTCACAGCCCTCTCGCAACACAATGCCATCCAAAGGGCAATGGATGTCTATGACCACAAACACAGAGAAGCAAGTACAACTCCCCAAGATCACTCATTACCCGCACAGAGGAATAGCATAGGACCAAGTCTAGAGTACCGGTTCCAATACCCCATCCTCAGGGCCctttaacagtgcaggttttccaggtgacatgtgacataattataccCCCTGTGGATCTgtaacaatgtgtcagtcagtaatgaatacacctgtgctcaagCAAGGAGAtctagaaaacctgcactgctggGTTTGAGAAATCCTGGGCTAGAATAAGCATAATTAAGCACTGACATTTATTTAAGCCAGTGTCCCTAAACGACGGTTCAGAAGGAAGATGGTACACGACTAATAAAGAGGCTTCTCTGTATATTTGGTTCTCATGAATCAAAGAAGCAATCTGCAGGCTCACAAATAagtatactgctatattacacacCTAGTCATGACATATAGCATCGCTCTGTATAATTACATTACTTGGTCTCCTCAAATAGTAAAATGTATGTCTAGGTTTTCTAAAAAATTGCTGCTAAAGGAATACAAGGTTATCCTAATAGTTGCACTCTATAAAAATCTGACCGGTAAAAACGTGTTGTATTATTTGaaagaaaaaactttttaatATTGCAAATTAAGACACAAGTTTGCCTGTGAGAAAAAGTTTTGGGTTTTAAAAAGTTGATTAATCATTTGTGTGACTCTGTAGGAAGTGATTGGTGGAGTGCGGCACCAGTGGGCCAAGCtaaaatatctactatataaatgcctagtggcgtgtgtgaaaaaaaaaaaaacaagctgcagtgccacctgctgggcagagttatacactgacctatatatttcttgaaggagaagtgacagttgggagtggttggtggttgccgggggcgacagtggggagtttttaacaccttaagtagcttgatgaaggatgtggcgatgaagatgaaggatgaggtgatggagaaaaatgatgaggtggtgacatgtggacaaaaccacgttaaaaaagggcgtttgcgttgggaagtaacgctcttcccctgaggaggcctgggctaggcccaaatgcatgacaagaacctttttaacaccttaagtagcttgatttgactagaatgcatgagtatcatgcacgggttaacttgtattttataaAATGCAACAGTGCATTGTGACCAATATAGTAGTAGAAGCGAAAGAAAGAAAGCCAATGTAGCTCTAAAATAAATTGTCAGTTGTCCTTAGAACGTGTTGGCTAAccggtgacactccaggtgttgtgaaactacaagtcccagcatacctttccagcaataagctgctatatattggcaaagcatgctgggtcttgtagtttcacaacacctggagtgtcattgGTTAGCAAACACTGTCCTAAGAAGACTGCACATCAAATAGACAGACCCAATCGGAGGAGAATAAAGCAAGCAAAAGCTAGTCTAAAATACACAATAACCAAGCTACCAGCTAAAAAGCAAACACAAGATTTGCAGTTAGTAAAACATAGGGAGGAGTAGTAAGGATAAAAGCTGAATGGTGTGTATATGTTGAAAGAAACATAATTTGCCATCTGCCTACTCTACTATAACAAAATTTACTATAGAAGAGGTGCTATTGAGCTCTCACAATGAAAAGTAGATAAGACAAAAGATATTCCAAACACTGACCTTCAAATATCTTCATTTTTGGCAAATTTGTAAATCTTTCACTTGGGTTGTTGTGAATACTATAAGAACTTAATAAAGCAatctgcatgttttattacatttaatgtgCTACATGTACATGTGTGTTTATACCTTGTATTTGTGAGTCCAAAGTTGCTTAAGAGGGCAAGGAGAGGCACCAGTACAAAAAGTACTTATCCTAGTGGATAAGTGGAttagtctcccatcagaggtgggagagcaatttaaacatgattgggatagacataagaatctccttacaaagaataaaagaTCAAATcgggtttgaggttaccacagGTTAAAAGacgggcagactagatgggccaagtggctcttatctgccgtcaaattctaggTTTCCAAGTATCCAAACCAAGGTCATTCTCTTGTGTAATTCCGCTCATGTAAAACTATTtaactgaataaaataaaatttccaccatgcactgtaaattatatttacagactacacaatacattttctttttacttcGCAAGCGGAATATAACTAAAAGGTTTTAGGTTGTTCCATAAAACGCCTGACCTGTCCGTCAAAGGCAGCAATGCTGGCGGTGTTAATTATGACTCCTTTTTGCCCATCAACGTCCGGCTCATTCTTCACCATCTCTGTGGTCGCCAGACGAATAACATTAAATGTGCCAGCGATGTTCACCTGCAAGCCAAGCAAAAAATGTGGACAATATAATCAACTCCTTTAATTACACCTTTGAAAAGACAAGATCCGCTTAACATCCGGAAAATCCATCTTGCTTAAGTCGCCAACTTGACTTATTACATCAGTATATGTTACCTGTTTATAACTTGCATTAAGAGGACAAGCAATAAATGCCTTCATAAGAGAATTAAACAGAGCTATCtgagtggggcagcacggtggcttagtggttagcacttctgcctcacagagctggggtcatgagttcaattccccaacatggccttatctgtgtggaatttgtatgttttccccatgtttgcattgctttcctctgggtgctccggattcctcccacactccaaaaacatactggtaggttatttggctgctatcaaaattgaccctactctctctgtctgtgtgtatgttagggaatttagactgtaagctccaatggggcagagactgatgtgaatgagttctctgtacagcgctgcggaatcagtggcgctatataaataaatagtgatgatgagtTTAATACCATCATTTAGAACAGTATTCCAGCATCTACAAAAAAAATCAAGCTAGAGTGCTATGTGGTTATCTATACTCACATTTATGACTCTCTGGAAATCCTCCAAGCTGTGAGGCCGCAGTTTGGTTTTGTTGTAGGTTTTTATAGCCACCGCGATGCCAGCGCAGTTCACCACAATATTCACCCCTCCATACTTTGAACGGGCCACCTCCAGTGCATTCTGCACATCAGACTCTGAGGTCACCTAGGTTCAGTCATCAGTAAGAGGGAATGAAAGCAAAGGTCACTATAATcagatgattaatgattaatcaGACAtttatgcaagaaaaaaaaaaaaaaaaaaaaaagactctagAGGCAGATGGATTTTTTACTGGTGGCCAAAAGTGGTCTTTCTGTAATTTAATATGGCCGCCATCTTCACAAGTCCGCCCCTGTGAGcaacagatttatatatatacctACATCAGTGGGAGCAAATGTACACTTCTCTCCAAGAGACTGAGCCACGGTGTTCCCATCAGTGGTTGGTAAATCTAGGATGACAGCGCTGGCTCCCTGTCGTACTAACCGTTCCACTGTGGCCCGACCAAGACCTGAGGCACCCCCGGTGACAACGCCAACCAGGCCCTGTAATGAAAAGACTATAGTTGTAGACAGAAATACACAAAGACAACAACacttaaaaacattaaaacagacAAACAACACATGCGTCTGTCATGTATACACGGTGGAGGAAGATATTTTGTGGGCTTTAACAATATTTTTGATTGAAATACAACGGAGTCAGACATATTGTCGGCAAAATCAACATCTATAAGAATGCAGCCTACCAGCTAGCTAGGAaccagtgaggtcactggttcctagtgaattgtttatttcacaaaatggacacctccactgtgtgctggAAACAAATGCTCTTTAATTTGAACTACACAGGATGCAAAAAAAGGTATTCAATGGGGGAGATTCCATTCAGCGCGAGGTGTCTCTGAAACGTCCAGAGACGCATCACTGCGACGATATGGCAGAAATATCCACTTATTTCTCCTTGCATCCCagagaggtgcgcagaaaaactAGCggagattgggcagcacggtggctcagtgcttagcacttctgcctcacaaatGGGATCATGAgtgcaattcccgaccatggccttatctgtgtgagtttgtatgttctccccgtgtttgcgtgggtttcctccgggtgctccggtttcctccaacactcaaaaaacatactggtaggttaattggctgctaccaaattgaccctagtctctctgtccgagtgtgtatgttaggaaatttagattttaagctccaatggggcagtgactgatgtgagtgagttctctgtacagcgctgcggaataagtggcgctatataattagctgatgatgataatgatttctACCATAACGGCTGGGAATGTGCGCAGTTGGACATGGAGGTGAtgtcacatcaccagcaattaaatgtgccccaatatatctaattattattattggctCTAGCAAGATAATTATCCTGTACAATCTTTTTCTCCCTCTGTCACAGGAGAACATGAATACATTACTTCTCtaatactgtctgtgtgtgtgtgtgtgtgtgtgtgtgtgtgtgtgtgtgtgtgtgtgtgtgtgtgtgtgtgtatgttagggaatt harbors:
- the HSD17B10 gene encoding 3-hydroxyacyl-CoA dehydrogenase type-2, translating into MANLRSLKGLVGVVTGGASGLGRATVERLVRQGASAVILDLPTTDGNTVAQSLGEKCTFAPTDVTSESDVQNALEVARSKYGGVNIVVNCAGIAVAIKTYNKTKLRPHSLEDFQRVINVNIAGTFNVIRLATTEMVKNEPDVDGQKGVIINTASIAAFDGQVGQAAYSASKGGIVGMTLPIARDLAPLGIRVVTIAPGLFATPLLLGLPEKAREFLAKQVPFPSRLGNPEEYAHLVQAIVENPMLNAEVIRLDGALRMQP